The Candidatus Aminicenantes bacterium genome has a segment encoding these proteins:
- a CDS encoding metallophosphoesterase, whose protein sequence is MRKFHLSLIMLLFVFIAIGVGYRDSGITAGAIRPETQPSPAGPLFPLPNKGGSFKFGVLGDFGTGSRAQYQLGEQMARLHERFKFDTVVTVGDNMLGAERPQDFKVKFELPYKALLAAGVKFYATLGNHDAREQRFYKLFNMDGKLYYTFNPSPDVRFFMLEATYPTPEQFEWLEKELKASSSKWKIVVFHQPLYSSGGTHGSDLSLRKVLEPFLVKYNVSVALSGHDHFYERVKPQKGIEYFVVGSGGRLRVGNLDRRSGLTAKGFDTDQAFLAAEIIGDEMYFNAISRTGQTVDSGVITRRKITP, encoded by the coding sequence ATGCGCAAATTTCATCTGTCTCTCATCATGCTCCTGTTCGTTTTCATTGCCATCGGGGTCGGTTACCGGGACAGCGGCATCACCGCCGGAGCGATCCGCCCCGAGACCCAGCCGTCGCCTGCCGGACCGCTATTCCCCCTGCCGAACAAAGGCGGCTCGTTCAAGTTTGGCGTGCTCGGCGACTTCGGCACCGGCAGCCGGGCGCAGTACCAGCTCGGCGAGCAGATGGCCAGGCTCCACGAGCGGTTTAAGTTCGACACGGTCGTGACGGTCGGGGATAACATGCTCGGAGCGGAGCGCCCTCAGGACTTCAAGGTGAAGTTCGAGCTTCCCTACAAGGCGCTCCTGGCGGCCGGCGTCAAGTTCTACGCGACTCTCGGCAACCATGATGCGCGCGAACAGCGTTTCTACAAGTTATTTAACATGGACGGAAAACTCTACTACACCTTCAATCCGAGTCCAGACGTCCGCTTCTTCATGCTCGAGGCTACCTACCCCACACCGGAGCAGTTCGAGTGGCTCGAGAAGGAGCTCAAGGCCTCGAGCAGCAAGTGGAAGATCGTTGTCTTCCACCAACCGTTGTACTCGTCAGGCGGTACGCACGGCTCGGACCTGAGCCTGCGCAAAGTGCTCGAGCCGTTCTTGGTGAAGTACAACGTAAGCGTCGCCCTAAGCGGACACGACCACTTCTATGAGCGAGTGAAGCCGCAAAAAGGGATCGAGTACTTTGTCGTGGGATCGGGGGGCAGGCTGCGGGTGGGTAACCTCGACCGGCGGAGCGGCCTTACGGCGAAGGGGTTCGATACCGATCAGGCGTTCTTGGCGGCCGAAATCATCGGCGACGAGATGTACTTCAACGCCATCTCCCGCACGGGCCAGACCGTCGATTCGGGCGTGATCACGCGCCGCAAGATTACGCCATGA
- a CDS encoding NAD(P)-dependent alcohol dehydrogenase, with translation MKAIVCTKYGPPEVLQLKEIKKPIPKRNEVLIKNYAAAVTISDCIVRSGKVSIWLWIPMRIFVGFRRPRKPVLGLELAGEIEAVGQDVKRFKKGDRVFAFTGKSFGAYAEYACIREDGVSMPNDGLVASKPAEASFEEAASLPSRGALALYYLNKGNIQNGQKVLIYGASGGLGTYAVQIAKSFGAEVTGVCSAANFELVKSLGADKVIDYTKDDISIQGESYDFILDAVGKSKSSKLKRRCKKALAPNGKYRSVDDGTPKIRIDTLTSLKELAEAGKIKPVLDRCYPLEQIVEAHRYVGQGHKKGNVVITMGHKS, from the coding sequence ATGAAAGCCATTGTCTGCACCAAGTATGGACCGCCGGAAGTTCTTCAGCTTAAGGAGATTAAGAAGCCCATCCCCAAACGTAATGAAGTGTTGATAAAAAATTATGCGGCGGCGGTGACGATAAGCGACTGTATAGTTCGAAGCGGAAAAGTGAGCATCTGGCTATGGATCCCCATGCGCATATTCGTAGGTTTCCGAAGGCCGAGGAAACCCGTGCTGGGGCTTGAGCTGGCCGGAGAAATTGAAGCCGTAGGCCAAGATGTTAAACGATTCAAGAAAGGTGATCGCGTTTTTGCGTTTACGGGGAAGAGCTTCGGCGCCTATGCCGAGTACGCTTGTATCCGTGAAGATGGGGTGTCGATGCCAAATGACGGATTAGTGGCTAGTAAGCCGGCCGAGGCGAGCTTTGAGGAAGCTGCTTCCCTTCCTTCCAGGGGAGCTTTAGCCTTGTATTATCTGAATAAGGGAAATATCCAAAACGGACAGAAAGTGCTTATCTATGGAGCATCCGGCGGGCTGGGTACTTATGCGGTCCAGATTGCCAAAAGCTTTGGAGCGGAAGTGACCGGGGTGTGCAGTGCCGCGAATTTCGAATTGGTGAAATCCCTGGGAGCCGATAAGGTCATCGATTACACAAAAGACGATATTTCGATTCAGGGAGAATCATATGATTTTATCCTTGACGCCGTTGGGAAGAGCAAGAGTTCGAAACTAAAACGACGGTGTAAAAAAGCGCTGGCCCCCAATGGAAAGTACCGGTCCGTCGATGACGGAACACCGAAGATACGCATCGATACTCTCACATCACTCAAGGAACTGGCCGAAGCGGGAAAGATAAAGCCGGTCCTAGACAGATGTTATCCTCTCGAACAAATTGTCGAAGCTCATCGGTACGTGGGCCAGGGACACAAAAAAGGAAATGTAGTCATAACGATGGGACATAAAAGCTAA
- a CDS encoding DUF3863 domain-containing protein, with amino-acid sequence MNTRWSSALIALFLGSALNAAAAPVDERLTVQNHRFLTINTVIRVNQIESARDLNVGADEAAIHTPETVAAFRAAVSDGFPQAKVTWAFSWLALQDGRPNYVAIRKLVAGYHAAHGDEITFIPGGYFAPMYSSRAQVNKDIHEALQRVGDMVGNGYRPKSIVAGFLSAENLRDLAEEEGIHVCQGTIWSQYGIDNGDGDGSISYPYYPSREHACKPAQGRADFIDCVNLDGWTCDFLCARRFGFEGGFNSRLGVGPIEAYHNLGVEKGLAEVMAVTANHFDDGFRRNGFGWVTVCWEISLVKSLKPEVLGCLTTWLQNVRRRWPDARVVTQGEFGEAWRREHPDNKGLDYRFVQRGTGIGGSEPNLEIRWFMNSAFRLAILRDWQKNDPGRVIDFTRYDLTAHEPEDPSAGNPARNWSLINRINQKHRRPEDAPVPLAALTAEEQALIRKYCPELF; translated from the coding sequence ATGAATACCAGATGGAGTTCGGCGTTGATCGCCTTGTTTCTCGGTAGCGCCTTGAACGCAGCCGCGGCGCCCGTGGACGAGCGATTGACAGTCCAGAATCATCGCTTTTTGACCATCAACACGGTCATCCGCGTCAACCAGATCGAATCGGCCCGCGACCTCAACGTCGGCGCCGACGAAGCCGCGATCCATACGCCGGAAACCGTGGCCGCGTTTCGCGCCGCCGTATCGGATGGTTTTCCCCAGGCCAAGGTGACCTGGGCCTTTTCCTGGCTCGCCCTGCAGGACGGGCGGCCGAACTATGTCGCCATCCGCAAGCTGGTCGCGGGCTATCACGCCGCACACGGCGACGAGATCACCTTCATCCCGGGCGGGTACTTCGCACCCATGTACAGTTCGCGCGCCCAAGTGAACAAAGACATCCACGAGGCCCTGCAGCGCGTCGGCGACATGGTCGGGAACGGATACCGACCCAAGAGCATCGTGGCCGGGTTCCTCTCCGCCGAGAACCTGCGCGACTTGGCCGAGGAGGAAGGCATCCATGTCTGTCAGGGCACGATCTGGAGCCAGTACGGCATCGACAACGGCGACGGGGACGGCTCCATCAGCTACCCGTACTACCCCAGTCGCGAGCACGCCTGCAAGCCCGCCCAGGGACGGGCCGACTTCATCGACTGTGTGAACCTGGACGGCTGGACATGCGATTTCCTGTGCGCGCGGCGCTTTGGCTTCGAGGGCGGTTTCAACAGCCGGCTAGGCGTGGGGCCGATCGAGGCGTACCATAATCTCGGCGTCGAGAAGGGCCTGGCCGAAGTCATGGCCGTTACGGCAAACCATTTCGACGACGGCTTTCGCCGCAACGGCTTCGGCTGGGTCACGGTCTGCTGGGAGATCAGTCTGGTCAAAAGCCTTAAGCCCGAAGTCCTTGGCTGTCTCACGACCTGGCTGCAAAATGTGCGGCGGCGCTGGCCCGACGCCCGGGTGGTCACGCAGGGCGAGTTCGGCGAGGCCTGGCGGCGCGAGCATCCGGATAATAAAGGCTTGGACTACCGATTTGTGCAACGCGGCACAGGCATCGGCGGCTCCGAGCCGAATCTGGAAATCCGCTGGTTCATGAACTCGGCCTTTCGGTTGGCGATCCTGCGCGACTGGCAGAAGAATGATCCCGGCCGGGTGATCGACTTCACCCGCTACGATCTGACCGCCCACGAGCCCGAGGATCCCTCAGCCGGTAATCCCGCGCGGAATTGGAGCCTGATCAATCGCATCAACCAGAAGCACCGTCGGCCGGAAGACGCACCGGTGCCCCTAGCGGCACTCACGGCGGAAGAACAGGCTCTGATCCGAAAATACTGCCCGGAGCTGTTCTAG
- a CDS encoding ATP-binding cassette domain-containing protein — MALLSVKDACISYGGARLLDRVNLNIERHERVCLLGRNGSGKTTLMKLVNGEVAPDSGEVSRGQGLATARLDQEIPVGITGPVFDIVTSGLAAKGRLLAEYHHASALLADQRGDAPRLMARLARLGHQLDAENGWEIHRQVDLIIARMQLPAEAEFATLSTGLKRRTLLAQALVAGPDILMLDEPTNHLDIDAITWLEDFLAAYGGTIVIVTHDRRLVQKLASRIIEIDRGRLLDWPCDYATFLRRKEESLAMEASQNELFDKKLSIEEAWLRQGVKARRTRDQGRVNSLLKMRAQRRQRQEQSGGVKMTLQSGKRSGDLVIAAENVGYQFPGNQLIRDFSTAIMRRDRVGIIGANGCGKTTLLRLLLGELAPMQGRVRLGTNLEVVYFDQVRDQLDAERTVFDNVADGNDTVTVNGAPQHVLGYLRKFLFTPEQARAKVKSLSGGERCRLLLARLFTRTANVLVMDEPTNDLDVETLELLEELLFEFKGTLLLVSHDRAFLNNVVTSTLVFSGQGKIEEFVGGYDDWLRQREIPPLPTDEKPAPKPLPRPRPATFKMSFKEERELDALPPRLEQLEAEKARLYGSLADPGFYRDAGGEVAAVKARLKKLEGELAAAYERWEYLEERKVQATAATKKRTGKT; from the coding sequence ATGGCTCTGCTCAGTGTCAAAGACGCGTGCATCAGCTACGGAGGCGCCCGTCTGCTCGACCGCGTCAACCTGAACATCGAACGCCATGAGCGGGTTTGCCTGTTGGGCCGCAACGGCAGCGGCAAGACCACGCTGATGAAGCTCGTCAACGGCGAGGTCGCTCCGGACAGCGGAGAGGTCTCCCGCGGCCAAGGCCTGGCCACGGCCCGCCTGGACCAGGAGATCCCCGTCGGCATCACCGGACCGGTTTTCGATATCGTCACTTCGGGTTTGGCGGCTAAGGGCCGGCTTTTGGCCGAATACCATCACGCCAGCGCCCTGCTGGCCGACCAACGCGGGGACGCCCCGCGGCTCATGGCGCGCCTGGCCCGCCTGGGACATCAGCTGGACGCCGAAAACGGCTGGGAAATCCATCGCCAGGTCGATCTGATCATCGCCCGGATGCAGCTTCCAGCCGAAGCCGAGTTCGCCACCCTGTCCACCGGCTTGAAGCGGCGCACCCTGCTGGCCCAGGCACTGGTCGCGGGCCCGGACATCCTGATGCTGGATGAGCCGACCAATCACCTGGACATCGACGCGATCACCTGGCTGGAGGACTTTCTCGCCGCTTACGGCGGCACCATCGTGATCGTCACCCACGACCGCCGCCTGGTGCAGAAGCTGGCCAGCCGGATCATCGAAATCGACCGCGGCCGACTTCTGGATTGGCCCTGCGATTACGCCACCTTCCTGAGGCGCAAAGAGGAAAGCCTGGCCATGGAAGCGAGCCAAAATGAGCTTTTCGACAAGAAATTGTCGATCGAGGAAGCCTGGCTCCGCCAGGGCGTCAAGGCCCGCCGCACCCGCGATCAAGGCCGCGTCAATTCCCTGCTGAAGATGCGGGCCCAACGCCGGCAGAGGCAGGAACAGTCCGGCGGCGTCAAAATGACCCTGCAATCGGGAAAGCGTTCGGGCGACCTGGTCATCGCGGCGGAAAACGTCGGCTACCAATTCCCCGGAAATCAGCTGATCCGTGATTTTTCGACCGCGATCATGCGCCGGGACCGGGTGGGCATCATCGGCGCCAACGGCTGCGGCAAGACCACGCTGCTGCGCCTGCTTTTGGGAGAATTGGCGCCGATGCAGGGGCGCGTCCGCCTGGGCACCAACCTGGAGGTCGTCTATTTCGACCAAGTGCGCGATCAGCTCGACGCGGAAAGGACGGTCTTCGACAACGTCGCCGACGGCAACGACACGGTCACCGTCAACGGCGCTCCCCAGCACGTACTCGGCTACCTGCGGAAATTTCTCTTCACCCCCGAGCAGGCGCGAGCCAAAGTGAAGTCTCTTTCCGGGGGGGAGCGCTGCCGGCTGTTGCTGGCCCGTCTGTTCACCCGGACCGCCAACGTCCTGGTTATGGACGAACCCACCAACGACCTCGATGTCGAGACCCTCGAATTATTGGAGGAGCTGCTTTTCGAATTCAAGGGCACGCTGCTGCTGGTGAGCCACGACCGGGCGTTTTTGAATAATGTGGTGACCAGTACACTCGTCTTCAGCGGCCAGGGAAAGATCGAAGAATTCGTGGGTGGCTACGACGATTGGCTGCGACAGAGAGAGATTCCCCCCCTGCCGACCGATGAGAAACCCGCCCCCAAGCCGCTGCCCAGACCTCGTCCGGCGACCTTCAAGATGAGCTTCAAGGAAGAGCGGGAGCTGGACGCCCTGCCGCCGCGGCTGGAACAGTTGGAGGCGGAGAAAGCTCGGCTTTATGGATCCCTGGCCGATCCCGGCTTTTATCGCGACGCGGGCGGTGAGGTTGCCGCGGTCAAGGCGCGTTTGAAGAAGCTGGAAGGCGAGCTGGCCGCCGCCTATGAGCGCTGGGAATACTTGGAAGAGCGGAAAGTGCAGGCGACCGCCGCAACGAAAAAACGGACCGGGAAGACCTGA
- the era gene encoding GTPase Era yields MATRKPAAAEKAKPSANKPKPKPEIKAKPAPKTKPKPAAKPKSKPGPEAKTPPAAKKPRAPRLPRTLSVPEPEAPPTTRVGYVALIGRPNVGKSTLLNRIIGQKISIISDKPQTTRISILGIHTTDKGQIIFIDNPGIHKPLHHLNKRMMNFVYASLETADIVCLMIDATEKFGHGDEFVLETMRKVSKPVFLLINKVDIVRKDVVLLLIDRYKDILPFKEIIPISAATGTNVDVLERLLFDHLPLSPKLYGDEDVTDQSRRFLLAEIIREKVLAHVEKELPWVTAVYIDAMEKRNPDGSVAAEDAAAEFGGEPDVELAEGEAPSEYTPPQEVERFKKPAPEVIIPKSERRELREPVTYIKASIFVERDNHRKIIIGRQGKTIRQIGIEARREIQDILESRIYLDLRVRVRPGFC; encoded by the coding sequence ATGGCGACCCGTAAGCCCGCCGCGGCCGAAAAGGCCAAGCCGTCCGCCAACAAGCCCAAGCCGAAGCCGGAAATCAAGGCCAAGCCCGCGCCCAAGACGAAGCCCAAACCCGCCGCCAAACCGAAGTCGAAGCCCGGGCCGGAAGCGAAGACCCCGCCGGCAGCCAAGAAGCCCCGCGCTCCCCGCCTCCCCCGCACCCTGAGCGTACCCGAGCCCGAGGCGCCCCCGACCACCCGAGTCGGCTATGTCGCCCTGATCGGGCGGCCCAACGTCGGCAAGTCGACCCTGCTCAACCGCATCATCGGGCAGAAGATCAGCATCATCTCCGACAAGCCGCAGACGACCCGGATCAGCATCCTAGGCATCCACACCACGGACAAGGGCCAAATCATCTTCATCGACAACCCGGGCATCCACAAGCCGCTCCACCATCTCAACAAGAGGATGATGAACTTCGTCTACGCCTCGCTGGAAACGGCCGACATCGTCTGCCTGATGATCGACGCCACCGAGAAGTTCGGGCACGGCGACGAGTTCGTGCTGGAAACGATGCGCAAGGTCAGCAAGCCGGTCTTCTTGTTGATCAACAAGGTCGATATCGTCCGTAAGGACGTCGTTTTGCTTTTAATCGATCGCTACAAGGACATCCTGCCGTTCAAGGAGATCATCCCGATCTCGGCGGCCACGGGGACGAACGTGGACGTCCTGGAGCGGCTGCTCTTCGACCACCTGCCCCTTTCCCCCAAGCTCTACGGCGACGAGGACGTCACCGATCAATCCAGACGGTTCCTGCTGGCCGAGATCATTCGTGAAAAAGTCCTGGCCCATGTCGAGAAGGAGCTGCCCTGGGTGACGGCCGTCTACATCGACGCCATGGAAAAGCGGAACCCCGACGGCAGCGTCGCGGCCGAGGACGCCGCCGCGGAATTCGGCGGCGAGCCAGACGTCGAGCTGGCCGAGGGCGAGGCCCCGAGCGAGTACACTCCTCCCCAGGAAGTGGAGCGATTCAAAAAGCCCGCCCCCGAGGTCATCATCCCCAAATCCGAGCGCCGCGAGCTGCGCGAGCCCGTGACCTACATCAAGGCCTCGATCTTCGTCGAGCGCGACAACCACCGCAAGATCATCATCGGCCGCCAGGGCAAGACGATCCGCCAGATCGGGATCGAAGCCCGGCGCGAAATTCAGGACATCCTGGAGAGCCGGATCTACCTCGACCTGCGGGTTCGGGTCCGCCCCGGTTTTTGTTGA
- the ybeY gene encoding rRNA maturation RNase YbeY, which translates to MIEILNRQTRQRIDRAGLLRLLRRLTRFYGVRKPGLSLVFVGDTAIRTLNRAYRGQDKPTDVLSFPVMAPSPEGDFYMGDIMISVPRAERQARDLGHSLRHEIEFLTVHGFLHLLGFEHFRGHEDQEARLAALLWPKGA; encoded by the coding sequence ATGATCGAGATCCTCAACCGCCAGACGCGCCAAAGGATTGACCGGGCCGGCCTGCTCCGCCTGCTGCGGCGCCTGACCCGCTTCTACGGCGTCCGCAAGCCCGGGCTGTCGCTCGTCTTTGTCGGCGACACCGCGATTCGCACGCTGAACCGGGCCTACCGCGGCCAGGACAAGCCGACCGACGTCCTGAGCTTCCCGGTGATGGCGCCGTCGCCGGAAGGCGATTTCTATATGGGCGACATCATGATCTCGGTGCCCCGGGCCGAGCGGCAGGCCCGCGACCTGGGCCACAGCCTGCGGCACGAGATCGAGTTCCTGACGGTGCACGGCTTTCTCCACCTGCTCGGGTTCGAGCACTTCCGGGGCCACGAGGACCAGGAGGCCCGCCTGGCCGCCCTCCTCTGGCCGAAGGGGGCTTGA
- a CDS encoding DUF5694 domain-containing protein gives MRKSPCGLASPSLAVFVFFAVALSITAMAQTPPLQRDEILILGTYHMANPGRDIFNMSADDVLSPKRQAEIGELLEVLKRFKPTKIAIESTVYEDRRPKQYADYLADKYTLSQNEIDQIGFRLAKELGMKAIYPVDIDGDFPMQRVHNFAKAKGQSQIMDQLMFEIGEMVKQQDAYLHSHSVLETLLYMNDDTKVAQDVGFYLREAHMGEPGDYAGPDLLASWYQRNIRIYNNIANIIASPNERVLVIYGAGHLGWLRQIVTNDPAMKLRKLSEFVRPKTN, from the coding sequence ATGAGAAAATCCCCTTGCGGACTAGCCTCGCCAAGCCTGGCGGTATTCGTGTTTTTTGCGGTTGCCTTGTCCATAACCGCCATGGCGCAAACCCCTCCGCTGCAACGTGACGAAATCCTGATCCTGGGCACTTATCACATGGCCAATCCGGGACGCGATATCTTCAATATGTCCGCCGATGACGTGCTCTCGCCTAAACGGCAGGCCGAAATCGGCGAGCTCCTCGAAGTCTTGAAACGGTTTAAGCCGACGAAGATCGCCATCGAGTCCACGGTGTATGAGGATCGCCGCCCGAAGCAGTATGCCGATTACCTGGCCGACAAATACACGCTGTCCCAGAACGAGATTGACCAGATCGGTTTCCGGCTGGCGAAGGAACTCGGGATGAAGGCCATCTACCCGGTGGACATCGACGGCGATTTTCCCATGCAACGGGTGCACAACTTCGCCAAAGCCAAGGGGCAGTCGCAGATCATGGACCAGTTAATGTTTGAGATCGGCGAGATGGTCAAGCAGCAGGATGCCTACCTCCATTCGCACAGCGTGCTAGAGACACTGCTCTATATGAACGACGATACGAAGGTCGCGCAGGACGTCGGATTCTACTTGCGCGAAGCCCACATGGGAGAACCGGGCGACTATGCCGGACCGGACCTGCTGGCCAGTTGGTATCAGCGCAACATCCGAATTTACAACAATATCGCAAATATCATTGCATCCCCGAACGAACGTGTGCTGGTGATCTATGGGGCCGGCCATCTGGGCTGGCTCCGGCAGATCGTCACTAACGATCCAGCCATGAAACTCAGGAAATTATCGGAATTTGTCAGACCCAAGACGAACTGA
- a CDS encoding hemolysin family protein, with protein sequence MAWAAYAAWTGMVLCFLAGFFLSLFHMAVGDMSKIAMSRYLEDQDRAYRTRILDRFEEIKLAADVGRVIFVLAFFITVDLGRPGLHYRPLLWVVFVLGVYAVVFDAVPRILAGLFRERLLGLFLPSHRILLALSAPALLLTRWLIRREEIEEAAEEDREASDEEIETFLDEAQEEGIIEHDEHELMRSVVEFGDTVVREIMTPRVDMVCIRRDASLQKLRNLIIAEKYSRIPVYRDRVDNVEGVAMAKDLLPFGEREHDAAPLDALLRPAVFVPESMKVTELLKEFRKVKQKMAIVVDEHGGVSGLVTMEDVMEELVGEIQDEYDAEEAQIVTNAPDDITASGDVKVEELEDLFDLELAGDDFITASGLIAHALGRLPIKGEVLTIKGLRFEALEVDPKRIKKVRIRLADPGEAEPQTD encoded by the coding sequence GTGGCCTGGGCCGCCTATGCCGCCTGGACCGGGATGGTCCTCTGCTTCCTGGCCGGTTTCTTCCTGTCGCTCTTCCACATGGCCGTGGGCGATATGTCCAAGATCGCCATGAGCCGCTATCTGGAAGACCAGGACAGGGCCTACCGGACGCGCATTCTGGACCGCTTCGAGGAGATCAAGCTGGCCGCCGATGTCGGCCGGGTGATCTTCGTTTTGGCTTTCTTCATCACCGTCGACCTCGGTCGGCCCGGGCTGCACTACCGGCCGCTCCTTTGGGTGGTCTTCGTCCTGGGCGTCTACGCCGTCGTCTTCGATGCCGTGCCCCGCATCCTGGCAGGCCTGTTTCGGGAGCGGCTGCTCGGCCTCTTCCTGCCGTCCCACCGCATCCTCCTGGCCCTGTCCGCGCCGGCCCTCCTTCTGACCCGCTGGCTCATCCGCCGCGAAGAGATCGAGGAGGCCGCCGAGGAGGACCGCGAGGCGAGCGACGAGGAGATCGAGACGTTCCTGGACGAAGCCCAGGAGGAAGGCATCATCGAGCACGACGAGCACGAGCTGATGCGGAGTGTCGTCGAGTTCGGCGATACCGTGGTCCGGGAGATCATGACCCCCCGGGTGGACATGGTCTGCATCCGGCGCGACGCCAGCCTGCAGAAGCTCCGTAACCTGATCATCGCCGAGAAGTACTCGCGCATCCCGGTTTACCGCGACCGGGTGGACAACGTTGAAGGCGTGGCCATGGCCAAGGATCTCCTGCCGTTCGGCGAGCGCGAGCACGACGCGGCCCCCCTGGACGCCCTGCTGCGGCCTGCGGTCTTCGTCCCCGAATCCATGAAGGTGACGGAGCTGCTCAAAGAGTTCCGCAAGGTCAAGCAGAAAATGGCCATCGTCGTCGACGAGCACGGCGGGGTATCCGGACTGGTGACCATGGAAGACGTCATGGAGGAGCTCGTCGGCGAGATTCAGGACGAATACGACGCCGAAGAGGCCCAGATCGTCACCAACGCCCCCGACGACATCACCGCCTCGGGCGACGTCAAGGTGGAGGAGCTTGAGGATTTGTTCGATCTGGAGCTCGCGGGGGACGATTTCATCACCGCCAGCGGCCTGATCGCCCACGCCCTGGGACGCCTGCCGATCAAAGGCGAAGTTTTGACCATAAAAGGTTTGCGATTTGAAGCCCTGGAAGTGGACCCCAAACGGATCAAAAAGGTCCGGATTCGTCTGGCCGATCCCGGCGAGGCCGAACCCCAGACCGACTGA
- a CDS encoding TonB family protein has protein sequence MKNRNTGTAKIFAAVFLLAALVGWGCRDNKPPVYGTIHEAAEKGDLADVKKHLNRGEAVNAKNDAGRTPLHLAAGEGFKEVVALLLAKGAELNAKDQYGDTPLHSAAYGGHKDIVELFIAKGTDVNAGGMGGRTPLFHAVDGDHKDMVELLIAKSANVNAKDEYNDTPLLLASHGRHKDMIELLIAKGADVNVKDGKGLTPMYWAAVNGQKDVVELLIAKGADVNIKNKDGQTSLHWATVNGYKDVVELLKQHGALDDPSELTSTELSAPHRIMGTDQGPKIIKQVDPIYPEIARQAHVEGVVIVEATTDERGKVIDARILRSIPLLDEAALTAVKQWIYEPFLIAGAPRGVIFTATCRFTLK, from the coding sequence ATGAAAAACCGAAACACCGGGACGGCGAAGATTTTTGCGGCTGTTTTCCTTCTGGCGGCACTCGTCGGCTGGGGCTGTCGGGATAATAAGCCCCCGGTTTATGGGACCATCCATGAAGCTGCGGAAAAAGGCGATCTGGCCGATGTGAAAAAGCACCTGAATCGGGGCGAGGCTGTGAATGCCAAAAACGATGCCGGCAGGACCCCTCTGCACTTGGCCGCAGGTGAAGGCTTTAAGGAAGTGGTCGCCTTACTGCTGGCTAAGGGCGCGGAACTGAACGCCAAGGATCAATATGGCGATACGCCCCTGCACAGCGCCGCCTATGGGGGCCATAAAGATATCGTCGAGCTGTTCATCGCCAAGGGCACGGACGTGAATGCCGGGGGGATGGGCGGCCGGACGCCGCTGTTCCATGCCGTTGATGGAGACCATAAGGACATGGTCGAACTGCTGATCGCTAAGAGCGCGAACGTAAACGCCAAGGATGAGTATAACGATACGCCTTTGCTCCTGGCCTCCCATGGGCGCCATAAAGACATGATCGAGCTGCTGATCGCTAAGGGCGCGGACGTGAACGTCAAGGACGGAAAGGGCTTGACGCCGATGTACTGGGCTGCCGTGAACGGCCAAAAAGACGTCGTCGAGCTTCTGATCGCCAAGGGCGCGGACGTGAATATCAAGAACAAAGACGGCCAAACGTCGCTGCATTGGGCCACTGTGAACGGCTATAAGGACGTGGTCGAGCTGCTCAAGCAACACGGGGCGCTGGATGATCCGTCCGAGCTCACATCGACGGAACTTTCTGCCCCCCATAGAATTATGGGGACGGATCAGGGGCCTAAAATCATCAAGCAAGTCGATCCGATCTATCCTGAAATCGCCCGCCAAGCCCACGTCGAGGGCGTGGTGATAGTCGAGGCGACAACTGATGAGCGGGGGAAGGTCATAGATGCGCGCATCCTCAGATCAATCCCCTTGCTCGACGAAGCAGCTCTAACGGCAGTCAAACAATGGATTTATGAGCCATTCCTCATCGCTGGCGCACCGCGAGGCGTCATTTTTACCGCTACGTGCAGATTCACCTTGAAGTAA